Within the Gopherus flavomarginatus isolate rGopFla2 chromosome 8, rGopFla2.mat.asm, whole genome shotgun sequence genome, the region gggctgggtggtacagggctcagggcaggggcctggggtgtgtaggggaggtgcagggcttggggcagaagactgtggggtggggggggtgcagggctcagggcagaagactgggtgtgtggggggggcgggcgggcagggcagaaggctgggttactgcccccccagaaccctcaaccctccccccgctccttgtcccgactaccccctcctgggaccccactccctatctaagcctccctgccccttgtcccgtGTTTGCCCCCCTagaaccctaccccctacctgtcccctgactgccccaacacTTACCcacacccagacagaaccccctggactctCATGtcccatccaaccgctccctgccccctggcaggagccccccagaactctggacccatacaaccccacCCTCTGCTTGCCCAACCCCTCTCCATACCTCTGCCTCCTGAtagccccccagaactcccgactcatccaacctccccagctccttgtctcctgaccaccccctccagagaccaacccaccctaactgcctcccccgaccctccttgctccctgtcccctgactgccctgacccctatccaacagaccccgggactcccatgccccatccaaccccctccccccccccgctccgtgactgccccctccagagactcccacccctaaccaccctcccgggaacccccaccctgctgcctgtCCCTTGATTGCCCCCACCCTTTACCCAACCCCGGCCCCGAATCCCTTACCATGAGACTCCCTGCTCATCCGAAGCCCTACCTCCACGCGCGcgcagcccagccccgcccctcagagtgctgcacgtgtggcagcagggctctggataAGTGGGGAGCATCtccacggagccaaacgctgccccacccccagagtgctgcgcgcgcggcggcagggctccaggggaaggcggaggaggagccggcggcttgctgcgctcggccagTACTCCAGCCGGGAAGCGTGGACCCTGCAGCTTGACgcatcggcaggatttttaatggcacgcggagTCCCTGCAGGCAGTTGCGTGCCATTAAAAAACggctcgcgtgccatctttggcacgcgtgccataggttgccaacccctgcattaAAGAAACCCCATGCCTGCTAAAGGGACCAAAGAACCATCACCTTACCATCCAGTGACTCCTCCAATCACCAGCTGAGTTGCTACATTGTACTTTTCAGCACTTGAACCAGAGCTCTGCCCGAAGAGCTTGCGCCACCAGGGCTGATTCTTGGTGTACTCTGCCAGGTCCAGCACCTCGCAGGAGTCCTCTTTCTTTGCTGTGAATATGAAAATGCATGTGAGCATAGGTGTATCTAGCGGGCAATATGACAATGAAGGGCAGAGACCAGGTTTATTCTCTAGTCAAGTGTACTTCAACTCACTACTCTGAGCCAGCAGCATTCAGATGAGGAGCCTTTAAGCATGGTAAATGGTACTGTCCTGATGAGATTTAAGAAGCAGGAGAAGAACCTCCTTAAAGAGAACAGGTAGCTTCAGTCACCTGTTCTCAGCTCAAATACAGTCTTAGAACTCCTAATACAACATTTTATGCTTACATAGCGTCTGCctcagatctcaaagcaccagGCAAACATTCATAAACAAAACTTCATATCCCTCTCTGTAGAGTTAAGCAaatctcccattttacagacagggaaaaagaaacagagaggtaagtgatttgcccaagatcactcagTATGTCAACAGCAGGAATAGAACACACGTCTTCCAATTCCCAGTTTGTAGCTAAAGTGCTGAAACCATCCTTCCCATCTctgaattatttaaattaaattctgtGGGGAAGAGAAAGGTGTGGATCTTTCATAAATTGCTACCAAGAAAAACAAACCTCCCATTCCAtgtaaaaaacccaacaaaatccAAAGAATTCAGCCTCAACCATCACTTTCCATTGTTCCTGGGAGTTGCACTCAGTGCTCTGCTATAATGCCTAGCTGTGATATAGTCAAAATAGACATTCATCCAATGCTTACTAGTTTTGCCATAGCCTAAATGTTCTGGCTTTCTGAAGGTTTGTGTGGCTTGGTTTTTAACAATTGTACTTCTGATTTTTCATATACGACAGCCTCCCAAGAATAACAGGCCTAAAAAAGTCAGCTGCACCATTATTAGTGATCCTATTTTTGTCTTCTTTGTCCTTCTCTAGCAGAGACTGTCTACTGCACATCTTTGCACTGCAACATACATTTGACATAACATCCTCAGAATACCCAGGGATGCAGGGTTAACAGATGGCTCATTTGCAGGATGCATCCTAACAGTTCAAATATGCTAGTTCAAAAGCCTAGAGACAGGGACCAAAAGATGCCAAACTTTTAAATAGTAAATCTACTGGCAGATGAACGTACACCAAGTTTTAGCCTGAAGCAAAAAAACTTACACAGCTGAGGGGATTCATAGTTAAGGAGTCAACATTTTCATCGGTAACTGAAAGCACTGGATGCCATGTGATTACAATATAACATGCTGAATCAGACAAACAGTTTCAGATACACACAGAGTTTGCTAGCCTATAACATGGAGATGAAATATTACATACAAGAGGCATAAGCTGAAAAGATCACAGTGGACTTGCATGTCTTTGGCGGCTGGGAAACACATGCCCTGCAGAAGTAGTTACTTGGTGAGTTCAGGTGCCAGATATGATATGCTAGATCAACACCTCAGATGTCCAGGTAGCTGTAacaattgcattaaaaaaaaggggggggcccCCACAGGTGTGCGTGTGTGGGGGATGAGACACTGCTATTGCCATGATGTCCATTAATTTTCCCAACCCAGCCCCTCCCAAATATTCCTCATTACAGGACTTGGAATGATCATAAAAATGGGTAAGAGGAAGACTGCATAGAAGTCAAATTCTCTGTGGATCACATTATACTACAAATAAGGATGTACAAAGACGACAGAAGGGCATCTGCTCACATACTGCCAGAATATGGAACCTCCTCTAAGAAACATTTAGTTTgaatcagggtggataaaaatcaatgatttttaaaatatataagttTTTTGATAAAAaggtttttccctcaaaaagcaatctaaagatacattatagctcaaagatatctcatcatggaatagggattaaaaattttaattctatagtatgagacagtatattcatgtaatgtttaagaaaagttttgtaaatgagtttcaaTAGTTCAtagattagggacccaattttatggggttccagggccTTCTACATAGATTATTTCGGTTAATCCAATGgcactcagtgctcagtctagaagatcccatcagagatgcttagttttgcagttcccaaactgtggatttgtgtatccagagataacatgcttgttaacagctaaaatatttttaaataaatagtatatagaggtgagaaataacagacctcaaccctattgtctccctgcaaatttgtgtacacagagtcaatcccttacctctctctaaaattgcaaagtttcaaaaagttcaatgaatagaagattattGGAgccagaatagatctggacaaggagaagtctggagataaatgtgagaagggagagacaggcagtagaaacaaatgtGAAACTATTTGAGCAGCACATTCCAgaagtctttctgagtgtagccttcattgatttgagatctaccatacttGTCTCTTATTAGGAAagaaacctataatggcagcagactgtaaaagagacccagtttgggaataagaaccattcaagaaatgtgTGTTTCCTGATGAGGTTTTAAAGAGACAACAACAGTGAACTTGTGGAAGTCACTTAatcacttggattcagagacagttgagtgataatctcacttttaacagcagtagcttcttctgctggtgtaggaataatattttcttcctttagaCTAATTAATTCCAAACTGAGAATTTCTtcgggacctgaaaaagcaggaaagcttgttcttcttttccagattatgaacaaacaggaaaatgaaggtgaagatgacggAGTTAGctacagaagccaatattttaagtttctcatgttcacctggctgacaatttttaaaaaaaatatttcatgtaactattttagttaaaaaaacaaaaacaaacttgatttaaaaaaaaacttgaatgtttagataaatttttgaatttagttgcttgttttgttaatattatgtttgctgttgaagaagaaAATCCAGAATAcctaatgttgttgttttagttaaataaaacattttaaatgtctgtctgcagATCTTCTCcttctaatacagcatggcaagaaagtcCTCCAAATATTAACGATTAATCTGctgaattggagatatttatgaagtcattaggaggtgaactatctgcttcaattacctttggtaaacaAAATAAccagtcattcattttctgatatagctgtaaaactaatctgaaacattttcaaaatgaatcatttaaaaaatgtatagtatTTACCATCTAAAAATGAAAACCAtgtctgagttgtgaagaatatgtactaAAGTTATAACAAGAATGCACTTCTTTGTAGAAATCCAttattaaattgagtcttcctgactttACCCTGTTTTGAATGGACTTAGACTAGAAGTTTTGAGTCTGATTTTGAATTAAAAAGATATACTACCTAATCAACGTTAAAAATTCACAATCAAGCAGTGATCAAAAGCTAATTAAAATGATGCTTTAAAACACTGTAAAATTTATAAATTAAGGCAACCTTAGCTATGGTTTCAAAACACACAGTCTCAGAGTTTACTGTTCTCACTGATGGGGAAGTGTTTTCAGATAGGTAAGGATGGTCCACTGACACCCACCATTTGTCTGAAAATACGGATTTCACTAAATGTACAACGCTACATTTGCCATTGTCAAAGCAGCACAATCTACATTATCGGGATTTGAAAAATGAAAGCCACAGAAACCAGGCTAACTGCAGTAAAATTAACCCCAGTTAATCTTAGCGACTATCACGTTTGCTTTTAAACCCAGTTATCTTTCATTAGGACAGAGATCCTGTCTGACAGTTGACACACCACATTGCTGTTTACAGAGCACTAAGAGCATTCACAGATTTGGAGACACGATTAATGACCCAGAGAACTTACAGTCGCCACAGAAGCGAGACATACAGGAGGGCAATAGGATGGGGCAACAAGCCACATGCTGGAAGGGTGCCTGGGGCCGCGTGTATGTGCGTCCCCCGATGGGCAGGGGGCGTGTTCCCAACCCTGCAGTGCGAGCCGGCTGCGGGTGCCACGGGCGACACAGAGAGGGGCTAACAGCAAGGGCCGCTCAGAGACACCCAAGGCTGCATACGCGCCCCCATGACGAGCAGGCCCCGGCGGCGCATTGCGGCCTGACCCCAGCGCCGGGAGCCCCAGCCGCGTGCCAGGTGCTGCGCAGACGCAGCACAAAGGGAGGGAGCCCGTCCGCTAGGGGCGGGGTTTGGAGCCCCGCTCGCCGACACCGGCGCTGGCCTGGGGCTGACAGCGCTTAACACCCAGGGCTGGCGGCCGAGGGGCGCTGACGGGGCAGAGCCCGGCCcgttggcggggggaggggagggaagagcgGCCTCCAGCAGAGCCCCCCGGGTCAGGCCCGACCGCTGGCGGCGCCGAGGGAGCGCGCGCGGGCAGCAGGCGCGAGGCCCCAGCAGGGCTCTCACCTCCGCCCGCCGCCATCCCGCGCGCTCGCTGCCGAGCCCAGCGCCTGCGCTtcgcctcctgctgctgctggatgaGCGAGGCGCAGGAGCGGAGCTGGACACGTGACacaagctcctcctcctcctcctcgcccatCTCACCCGCGGCGGAAACCGCCAGGCCCCGCCACGTGACACCGGAGCAGCGACACGTCACACAGCTACCCTGGTCATGTGACATTGATTCCCCAACGACGTACACTCCGCATGTCTTCGTGATCCGGCCCCTTAGCCACCGTTGTCACGTGATCATGATTCCTTCCTGCCCATGTGCGCCCGGCTCGTGGTCATTACCGCCCCCACCACAGCTATACTGTGTCACGTGATCCAGGCGCTTTGGGAGGCCCCACCTCGATGGATTCTAGCGGGGCGGTCACCTTACGTGCCTCCCTCCACCCGTAGCTGGGGAGAGCCCTTGGCTCCTGCCCAGCCCGTGTGGGTGGGGACAGGCTCAGGTCTCTAGGGCGGGCCCCTGCCCTTAGTCCCAGGGTGTCAGACAGGTTGGTGGTGTCCACTGTGGGAATTAGCGCTCAGGCCTTCGAACCTGcttgggctctgggttgggtTGGAGCTGAGCAGGTTGGGGCTCAGCCCCTACAGTCTCTGCCCAAGTCTGCTTCCAGTCCACAGAATGGGACCTGTTTTGTTAAAAGTGGCTTCAATGTTCTGGACTCCAAAGGCCCTGGGGTTTGGGGCTTCTTTTATTTGGAAGCTGCTTATTTGGGGTTTTTGTAATTGGTTATTTCAACACAATGGTATGAGAGGGGTTTGGTGATTGACTGGTGTCATTGTGCCCCTCCTTAGAATTTTAGAATCATCCTATCCCAACTCCCATTCAATTAAGAAGACACCTCCAAATTGGTGAATTTCTGCTCTGCACACATGACACATCCTATGTTCCGTTTTTTTGTCGGCCCCTGGGATACGTTACATTCCCCTGTTGAACTATTGAATCACGTTGAGGCAAAAGAGACATTGAGGATGGAGAGAGTGAGGATTTTTAATAATGTAAGTAcacacatttattattttaagatTTTTAGGTGTAACTTAATGTTGCATGCAGCAACACTAGAACTACTAAAAATTAATAGAATTTGTAAACACCTCCACTCGTCTCCCTCTGAAATGGGCTGGGCTTGTTTTGAAAGGCAGTGCCCCTTTTTTTCCTCATGAGACTTGACCCATAGAAATGGCTAACATAGGACAGCGGGAGGTGTGGGCTCTTGGTGCCTCTCTTGATTGCTCTCACTTGGTATCTTCTGCCTGGGTAGACTgatgcccaacccctgctcctgtgCACTCCTCCCTTGGCTGCACATATGTCTAAACACCTATTTGTTCTGCCAGAGAACAACATGGAGAAAATTAAAATGAtctgattattaataataattacagtGAACTAATGTGACTCCTGCTACTGGGCCTCGCAGTGTAGCCTGTCTAAATTGTACTGTCTCTGGGCAGGCTGAGTGTTTGTCCTCTGTATAGGGCCAAGCACACTGATGGTACTTAACTAATAAATACAAAGTAGTGTAGGAACAGCACCACAAACTGGATGGTTGCATAAAATGGGAAGGAGAAAACAACACCTAGCTCtaatatagcatttttcatctgtagatcttcAAGTgctttacacaggaggtcagtatcattatccccattttacagatggggaaactgaggtacataaaggggaagtgatttgccctgGAGTACCTGCTAACTGGTGGttgagttgggaatagaacctacCTCTTCTGAATCCAGGCCAGTGTGCGATCCACTTGGCCATACTAAGGCTCTGGAGATAATTTTTTGCATGGCTAACATTTTTTAGTTTTTCATGTTTTATTGTATTTGTCAGACACTCCAAAGTGAGCATTCTTAACAACTAAGCAGGAGTGCTTTGAAAACTAACATGCAGCAGCTCACTGTACACCTAGGTGGCGCCTAACTGCTATGTTAAGAGTCACATTATTGCTTATAgatagtagggccctaccaaattcagagtCCATTCTGATCAATTTCACAGTCAGGGAGTTTTaaaattggtcaatttcatgctttcagctatttacatctgaaatttcacagtgttgtaaccatGAGAGTCCCAATCCAAAAGATACCTGGAAGTAGGTCTGATCTCCCCCACTCCAAGCTATCATGCAAGGAATGGACAAGATCTGTTGCTCCCACTCACAGCTCCCTCATTAGGGTGCTTCCAGGAGCAGAGGGATATCGGACTCACTTCCACAAGTCTCCTCCATAGCCAGGAACCTcctgggctggagcttcctgcagtgGGTTGGCACtgggaggtgggtctgatctctccctggagccagagtggggaaggacaagtactcctctccctctccagcccagccagAACTTGCACCTAGGAGCCCCCTGACTGGGGTGCTCCCAGAAGCAAGggagagatcagatttcacagggaagggcTTATTTTACAGttcatgacacatttttcaccactgtgaaattggtagggccctacttatagaTAGCTTCTGTGAGTTATTACAGGGTTTGTCATCCTTTCTCTGGCTGTCCCGCAGGTTTTAGTGTGGTCAGGGCAAAAGTGACAATTGTCAGGTTTTTTAGTAAATTAGCAGAATAAAGATTTTAACCTAGTAGAAGTCCTCCAGCATTTCTGCTTGAGTTTACTGGTTCCTTACTTTTACAGAAGATCATTTTCAGCTTACTAATGTTCTTTCTTTGAAGAacaaaagaacagccatactgggtcagaccaatggtccatcaagcccagtatcctgtcttctgacagtagccaatgccaagtgtttcagaggaaatgaacagagcaggcactcatcaagtgattcatcccctgttgtcttggttttcttgtttttgttacttatcacaaatggtgcctgcagaCCCAGAAGTCATCCATAACTAAGAAGTTTGTAGCAGCCACCAGTTTATCCCTAGTTTAGTTGCACAAATTCTCAGGGATATGGGTTTTGTCTCTGGTTCCTTATTTGTACTAAGAGCTGTGTGTTTCAAGGGAGCACATGGTTGAttgctcgctcgctctctctgtgcatgcatgtgcacagGAACGTATGCCAAAAACTTGGTTTTAAATGCTTTTCCTAGATCCAGCATTTTATTTTTGATGGGCCCAATCAAAATTATAATTGTTTTTTCTTAGCAGTGCAAAGGTAggcatgggggaaaaaatgaggAAATTTGGCATTAGATTAACATCCCCAAAGACCATTGTTCTTTGTCTTTGAGGGGAAAGCCCCGGGACTGGATTTAACGGGGCACACTCTAGGGCAATGGTTGAAGAGGGGATTATGACTCTGATCATATGATTCTTGCTgggcactgaagtcagtggagctaccgcAATCTATATCAGTTGATGATTGGTGCTTCTACATATATCTTACGTtgttaatttaaaatgtatttagtgctggtgaaaaatCCTGAATTTAGACCTGGACCTAGAACAAAGTCCTCTATTCTCCCACAGAACTGTTGCAGTGTGG harbors:
- the FUNDC2 gene encoding FUN14 domain-containing protein 2 isoform X1, translated to MGEEEEEELVSRVQLRSCASLIQQQQEAKRRRWARQRARGMAAGGAKKEDSCEVLDLAEYTKNQPWWRKLFGQSSGSSAEKYNVATQLVIGGVTGWCTGFIFQKVGKLAATAVGGGFFLLQIANHTGYIKVDWKLVEQDVSKAKEHLKFHSSGSKLSPEVKSRVDEVITFLKKNIILTGGFAGGFLLGMSS